The Teredinibacter sp. KSP-S5-2 genome includes a window with the following:
- a CDS encoding tetratricopeptide repeat protein, which produces MKKYIIILILFLIAACGENNQTLSKAISASSNGVALIADSKIDEGREQLLDFKGLYLRMIDNNPNNGLYHNNLGWVLIHLGEYDEAEKHLIIALKNKDSVNPKSAPEKNLDLLAVFKEKSKEI; this is translated from the coding sequence TTGAAAAAATATATTATTATTTTGATTCTGTTTTTGATCGCGGCATGTGGTGAAAATAATCAAACCCTTAGCAAAGCAATTTCGGCTTCGAGTAACGGAGTTGCATTAATAGCAGATTCCAAAATTGATGAAGGCAGAGAACAGTTGCTTGACTTTAAGGGTCTCTACCTCAGGATGATTGATAATAATCCAAATAATGGTTTGTACCACAATAATTTAGGTTGGGTTCTCATTCATCTTGGGGAGTACGATGAGGCTGAAAAGCATTTGATCATTGCGTTAAAAAATAAGGACTCGGTAAACCCAAAATCTGCACCAGAAAAAAACCTTGATTTGCTGGCTGTATTTAAGGAAAAGAGTAAAGAAATATAA
- a CDS encoding DUF3833 domain-containing protein, whose product MKFLCIPLMAMFITACSSPNIQDYTNTKPPLKLEEFFNGPLTAHGIVLDRSGTVTRRFSAKLIGTWQENQGKLEEWFTYDDGEKQTRVWLLEKTGENQYQGTANDVVGTATGQTNGSAFYWRYQLEIDYKGKPLQVTLDDWMFLINEKRLINKSEIIKYGFKVGEVILTIEKH is encoded by the coding sequence ATGAAATTCCTATGCATCCCCCTGATGGCTATGTTTATCACCGCCTGCTCATCCCCAAACATACAAGACTACACCAATACCAAACCGCCACTAAAACTGGAGGAATTCTTTAATGGCCCACTTACCGCACACGGCATAGTGCTAGACCGCTCTGGCACAGTTACACGAAGATTCAGCGCTAAACTCATTGGCACCTGGCAAGAAAACCAGGGCAAACTGGAAGAATGGTTTACCTACGACGACGGAGAAAAACAAACCCGAGTTTGGTTATTAGAAAAAACCGGCGAAAACCAATACCAAGGCACAGCAAATGATGTCGTCGGCACCGCCACCGGCCAGACCAACGGCTCCGCATTCTACTGGCGCTACCAACTTGAAATTGACTACAAAGGAAAACCACTGCAAGTCACCCTGGACGACTGGATGTTTTTAATCAACGAAAAACGGCTTATCAACAAATCGGAAATTATTAAATACGGCTTCAAAGTTGGCGAAGTGATACTAACCATTGAAAAACACTAA
- a CDS encoding integrase core domain-containing protein, protein MGDRFIFSLCGEFLSLQRITKNAVLLKPATILRFHTALKNKKYQLLYKAKPGPKGPSQGVIDAILEFKKRNPRFGTSRIAQQINLAFGLAINKDIVRRILFKYHKPNGDNTGPSWLTFLGHSKDSLWSTDFFRCESATLKSHWVMVVMDQFTRRIVGFAVHAGDLNGLAACRMFNQIQSKQTLPNYLSSDNDPLFRFHRWKANLRILDIEEVKSIPCVPTSHPFIERVIGTVRRELLDQTLFWNSRDLQRKLDQFKHYYNQYRCHSARMGKPPVDCSKNTLKLSNYSWESHCRGLFQLPSLA, encoded by the coding sequence ATGGGAGATCGTTTTATTTTTTCCCTATGTGGGGAGTTTCTTAGCCTTCAACGTATTACCAAAAATGCTGTCTTACTGAAACCTGCTACTATCCTTCGCTTTCATACAGCATTGAAAAATAAAAAGTATCAATTACTTTACAAAGCTAAACCCGGCCCTAAAGGGCCTTCTCAGGGAGTTATTGATGCAATTTTGGAATTCAAAAAGCGAAATCCGCGTTTTGGCACATCAAGAATTGCTCAACAAATTAATTTGGCGTTTGGCTTAGCGATTAATAAAGATATTGTTCGGCGCATTTTATTCAAATACCACAAACCCAATGGCGATAACACTGGCCCTTCGTGGCTAACCTTTTTAGGCCATAGCAAGGACAGCTTATGGAGTACAGATTTTTTCCGTTGTGAATCGGCAACACTAAAAAGCCACTGGGTAATGGTGGTTATGGATCAATTTACTCGCCGGATTGTGGGTTTTGCTGTTCATGCCGGTGATTTAAATGGCTTAGCCGCATGCCGTATGTTTAACCAGATACAAAGCAAACAAACGTTACCTAACTATCTCAGTTCCGATAATGATCCATTATTTCGTTTTCATCGCTGGAAAGCGAATTTACGGATACTGGACATAGAAGAAGTAAAGTCCATTCCCTGTGTACCCACATCCCACCCATTTATAGAGCGTGTGATCGGCACGGTTCGAAGAGAATTACTCGATCAGACGCTCTTCTGGAACAGCCGGGATTTACAGCGAAAGCTTGACCAGTTTAAGCATTACTACAATCAATACCGCTGCCATTCAGCCAGAATGGGAAAACCACCTGTAGATTGCTCAAAAAACACGCTCAAACTTTCCAACTACTCATGGGAAAGCCACTGTCGTGGTCTTTTTCAACTCCCATCTTTGGCTTGA
- a CDS encoding chalcone isomerase family protein has product MYRFLILLTVLCLPAMANPLASLNKYGEGEMKAFFWSLYKAELYGTQETYSPNDKHLALKITYHRNIRKQALINATNEQWQHIGINHPQTEAWLTDLSTIWPDVKPGDTLIVKRNTDGTTTFFNTTNVLGSIQHPDFAEAFLSIWLSEKTSRPKLRQALLGHTQ; this is encoded by the coding sequence ATGTACCGATTTCTTATTCTCTTAACGGTTCTCTGTTTACCTGCCATGGCAAACCCATTAGCCAGCCTGAACAAATATGGCGAAGGCGAAATGAAAGCGTTTTTCTGGTCACTTTACAAAGCCGAGTTATACGGAACACAAGAAACCTACTCACCAAACGATAAACACCTTGCACTAAAAATTACCTATCATCGTAATATTCGTAAGCAAGCATTGATAAACGCCACAAACGAACAATGGCAGCATATTGGAATCAACCACCCACAAACAGAAGCTTGGCTAACAGATTTATCCACCATCTGGCCCGATGTAAAACCAGGCGATACGTTAATCGTAAAACGTAATACCGATGGCACCACAACCTTTTTCAATACAACCAATGTGCTGGGTTCGATTCAACATCCCGACTTTGCAGAAGCGTTTTTAAGTATCTGGTTATCAGAAAAAACATCCCGGCCCAAACTTCGACAAGCCTTACTTGGACACACACAATGA